One segment of Clostridium botulinum DNA contains the following:
- a CDS encoding EutP/PduV family microcompartment system protein produces MRKKRIMVIGPSFCGKTTLVNALNNYDGKVRRTQEIIYGENTIDVPGSYIENAWMYKHIIATSQDASHILILVDQSRCTEVYSHGFAKSFRCPVIGVIAKSDLMPENEKLCLRQLKMIGVLEPYFHVSFPNETGIDDLKKYLFEKR; encoded by the coding sequence ATGAGAAAGAAGAGAATAATGGTAATAGGTCCTTCATTTTGCGGCAAAACTACATTGGTTAATGCATTAAATAATTATGATGGAAAAGTAAGAAGAACACAGGAAATTATTTATGGTGAAAATACTATAGATGTCCCTGGTTCTTATATAGAAAATGCATGGATGTATAAACACATAATTGCAACTTCTCAAGATGCATCTCATATTTTAATTTTAGTAGATCAATCTAGATGCACAGAAGTGTATTCTCATGGCTTTGCAAAATCATTTAGATGTCCTGTAATTGGTGTGATAGCAAAAAGCGACTTGATGCCTGAAAATGAAAAGTTATGTTTAAGGCAGCTAAAAATGATAGGAGTCTTAGAACCATATTTTCATGTTAGTTTTCCAAATGAAACGGGTATTGATGATTTAAAAAAATATTTATTTGAAAAAAGGTAA
- a CDS encoding ATP--cob(I)alamin adenosyltransferase, producing MMKFITEEYLRALYKKEPFSVYELDQGERFTPGARQYLSDKGIKMWDDASCKNNKIPIVKQSEALPKENKNFNKKICFKLKSIEALFLVTSSEIIKEDIILAQSIINLEKRISNIRNFIEGKSTIEKSCHKECTGINSENFCEDIDDCFEITEFHMQLEKSNEILKLNALRCAIREIEPIVFEVYGENDNVGNQIIKNINSIINSLSQMICLTIGGGKCQRKA from the coding sequence ATGATGAAATTTATTACTGAAGAGTATTTGCGAGCTTTATATAAGAAAGAACCTTTTAGTGTTTACGAATTAGATCAAGGAGAGCGTTTTACGCCTGGAGCAAGACAATATCTGTCAGATAAAGGTATAAAGATGTGGGATGATGCTTCTTGCAAAAATAATAAAATTCCTATAGTAAAGCAATCAGAAGCATTGCCAAAGGAAAATAAAAATTTTAATAAGAAGATTTGCTTCAAACTAAAATCTATAGAGGCATTATTCCTTGTTACTAGTAGTGAAATTATAAAGGAAGATATTATTTTAGCACAAAGTATTATTAACTTAGAAAAAAGAATTTCAAACATTAGAAATTTTATAGAAGGAAAAAGTACAATTGAAAAATCTTGCCATAAAGAATGTACTGGAATAAATTCAGAGAATTTTTGTGAGGATATTGATGATTGTTTTGAAATAACAGAATTTCATATGCAACTTGAAAAAAGCAACGAAATTTTAAAGTTAAATGCACTACGTTGTGCTATTCGTGAAATAGAACCAATTGTGTTTGAAGTATATGGAGAAAATGATAACGTAGGAAATCAAATTATAAAAAATATTAACTCAATTATCAATTCATTATCTCAAATGATTTGTCTAACTATTGGAGGCGGAAAATGTCAGAGAAAAGCATAA